One window from the genome of Anguilla rostrata isolate EN2019 chromosome 5, ASM1855537v3, whole genome shotgun sequence encodes:
- the tmem154 gene encoding transmembrane protein 154 isoform X1 has product MATSERGKGQRSHQEMTLLLLLVLTAGLAGRVRGEDYDTTGDEATEDEDPALNAGDDDVIPTVDTTFTTLHSPGGEGDITPDDNGLSGEGELNPPLITTGRGNPLHSPGDATDTPPEVDENLDTSGLDPLMIIIPLVLLLLLVVIASLAAYMISRRRAKKHSDPRHLTEDEILHGCENEKIPMPMFEDDVPSVLELEMEDLEKWMVKDTGRICVDSAGDER; this is encoded by the exons ATGGCTACATCTGAGAGAGGTAAAGGCCAGCGGAGTCACCAGGAAAtgaccctgctgctgctcctggttCTGACAGCCGGACTGGCTGGACGAG tgcgcGGTGAAGATTACGACACCACAGGAGACGAGGCCACAGAGGACGAGGATCCAG CCCTGAATGCGGgagatgatgatgtcataccGACAGTGGATACTACCTTCACCACTTTGCATTCTCCAG GAGGTGAAGGGGACATTACACCAGATGACAATGGCTTATCCGGGGAAGGAGAATTGAACCCTCCATTAATCACAA CAGGGCGCGGGAACCCTCTGCATTCACCAGGCGACGCTACAGACACTCCGCCGGAGGTAGATGAAAACCTGGACACGTCAGGCCTGGACCCCCTTATGATCATCATCCCGCTTGTGCTGCTCTTACTGCTGGTTGTCATCGCATCCCTGGCCGCGTACATGATCAGCCGGAGGAGGGCAAAAAAACACAGCGATCCCA GGCATTTGACAGAAGATGAGATCTTGCATgggtgtgaaaatgaaaaaataccaAT GCCCATGTTTGAGGATGATGTCCCATCGGTACTGGAGCTAGAGATGGAGGACCTGGAGAAATGGATGGTAAAAGACA CTGGGAGAATCTGTGTGGATTCTGCAGGAGATGAACGCTAA
- the tmem154 gene encoding transmembrane protein 154 isoform X2, whose amino-acid sequence MATSERGKGQRSHQEMTLLLLLVLTAGLAGRVRGEDYDTTGDEATEDEDPALNAGDDDVIPTVDTTFTTLHSPGGEGDITPDDNGLSGEGELNPPLITRRGNPLHSPGDATDTPPEVDENLDTSGLDPLMIIIPLVLLLLLVVIASLAAYMISRRRAKKHSDPRHLTEDEILHGCENEKIPMPMFEDDVPSVLELEMEDLEKWMVKDTGRICVDSAGDER is encoded by the exons ATGGCTACATCTGAGAGAGGTAAAGGCCAGCGGAGTCACCAGGAAAtgaccctgctgctgctcctggttCTGACAGCCGGACTGGCTGGACGAG tgcgcGGTGAAGATTACGACACCACAGGAGACGAGGCCACAGAGGACGAGGATCCAG CCCTGAATGCGGgagatgatgatgtcataccGACAGTGGATACTACCTTCACCACTTTGCATTCTCCAG GAGGTGAAGGGGACATTACACCAGATGACAATGGCTTATCCGGGGAAGGAGAATTGAACCCTCCATTAATCACAA GGCGCGGGAACCCTCTGCATTCACCAGGCGACGCTACAGACACTCCGCCGGAGGTAGATGAAAACCTGGACACGTCAGGCCTGGACCCCCTTATGATCATCATCCCGCTTGTGCTGCTCTTACTGCTGGTTGTCATCGCATCCCTGGCCGCGTACATGATCAGCCGGAGGAGGGCAAAAAAACACAGCGATCCCA GGCATTTGACAGAAGATGAGATCTTGCATgggtgtgaaaatgaaaaaataccaAT GCCCATGTTTGAGGATGATGTCCCATCGGTACTGGAGCTAGAGATGGAGGACCTGGAGAAATGGATGGTAAAAGACA CTGGGAGAATCTGTGTGGATTCTGCAGGAGATGAACGCTAA
- the tmem154 gene encoding transmembrane protein 154 isoform X3, whose amino-acid sequence MATSERGKGQRSHQEMTLLLLLVLTAGLAGRVRGEDYDTTGDEATEDEDPALNAGDDDVIPTVDTTFTTLHSPGGEGDITPDDNGLSGEGELNPPLITSDATDTPPEVDENLDTSGLDPLMIIIPLVLLLLLVVIASLAAYMISRRRAKKHSDPRHLTEDEILHGCENEKIPMPMFEDDVPSVLELEMEDLEKWMVKDTGRICVDSAGDER is encoded by the exons ATGGCTACATCTGAGAGAGGTAAAGGCCAGCGGAGTCACCAGGAAAtgaccctgctgctgctcctggttCTGACAGCCGGACTGGCTGGACGAG tgcgcGGTGAAGATTACGACACCACAGGAGACGAGGCCACAGAGGACGAGGATCCAG CCCTGAATGCGGgagatgatgatgtcataccGACAGTGGATACTACCTTCACCACTTTGCATTCTCCAG GAGGTGAAGGGGACATTACACCAGATGACAATGGCTTATCCGGGGAAGGAGAATTGAACCCTCCATTAATCACAA GCGACGCTACAGACACTCCGCCGGAGGTAGATGAAAACCTGGACACGTCAGGCCTGGACCCCCTTATGATCATCATCCCGCTTGTGCTGCTCTTACTGCTGGTTGTCATCGCATCCCTGGCCGCGTACATGATCAGCCGGAGGAGGGCAAAAAAACACAGCGATCCCA GGCATTTGACAGAAGATGAGATCTTGCATgggtgtgaaaatgaaaaaataccaAT GCCCATGTTTGAGGATGATGTCCCATCGGTACTGGAGCTAGAGATGGAGGACCTGGAGAAATGGATGGTAAAAGACA CTGGGAGAATCTGTGTGGATTCTGCAGGAGATGAACGCTAA